The Erythrobacter sp. JK5 genome includes a region encoding these proteins:
- the cysN gene encoding sulfate adenylyltransferase subunit CysN produces MADHPATHPAYETDALIAEDIDAYLNQHQNKQLLRFITCGSVDDGKSTLIGRLLYDSKMIFEDQLAALESDSKRVGTQGQEIDFALLVDGLAAEREQGITIDVAYRFFGTEKRKFIVADTPGHVQYTRNMVTGASTADAAVILVDARKGVLEQTQRHSYIAHMLGIRHLVLAVNKMDLVDYDQATFDEIVDNYRGFAETIGIEDFTAIPISGFKGDNIVSAPSANTPWFDGPSLIHHLESVELAETAAQDRPFRMPVQWVNRPNLDFRGFAGLISQGVVKPGDKVRIVPAGKTSSVKSIETFNGPLDEAVAGQSVTLTFADEIDCSRGDVIAAADNPPEASDQFEVSLVWMDETALKPGRGYWLKLGTQTVTATIAEPKYEICMGSFEHLAAKTLELNAIGVAEMRTDRPITFEPYADSRQLGGFILIDKFTNATVAAGMIHFSLRRAQNVHWQPVTVTRADHAAMKNQTPRVLWFTGLSGSGKSTIANEVEKRLALMNRHTFLLDGDNVRHGLNRDLGFTEADRIENIRRIGEVAKLMTDAGLIVLTAFISPFRAERRMVREMMGEGEFIEVFVDTPLEVAEARDVKGLYKKARAGELKNFTGIDSPYEEPEAPEIRVNTVEMTPAEAADYVIQQIMPLK; encoded by the coding sequence ATGGCCGATCATCCCGCCACCCACCCCGCCTACGAAACCGACGCGCTGATCGCCGAGGATATCGACGCCTATCTCAACCAGCATCAGAACAAGCAGCTGCTGCGCTTCATCACCTGCGGCAGCGTCGATGACGGCAAATCGACGCTGATCGGGCGGCTGCTCTACGATTCGAAGATGATCTTCGAAGACCAGCTCGCCGCGCTCGAAAGCGACAGCAAGCGGGTCGGCACGCAGGGGCAGGAGATCGATTTCGCGCTGCTGGTCGATGGCCTCGCCGCCGAGCGCGAACAGGGCATCACCATCGATGTCGCCTATCGGTTCTTCGGAACAGAAAAGCGCAAGTTCATCGTCGCCGACACCCCCGGCCACGTGCAATACACCCGCAACATGGTGACCGGCGCATCGACCGCCGATGCCGCGGTGATCCTGGTCGATGCGCGCAAGGGCGTGCTCGAACAGACCCAGCGCCACAGCTACATTGCGCACATGCTGGGCATCCGACACCTGGTGCTGGCGGTGAACAAGATGGATCTGGTCGATTACGATCAGGCGACCTTCGACGAAATCGTCGACAATTATCGCGGCTTCGCCGAGACGATCGGGATCGAAGACTTCACTGCGATCCCGATCTCGGGGTTCAAGGGCGACAACATCGTCTCCGCGCCTTCGGCCAACACGCCGTGGTTCGACGGGCCCAGCCTGATCCACCATCTCGAAAGCGTCGAGCTGGCCGAGACCGCCGCGCAGGACCGTCCGTTCCGGATGCCCGTGCAATGGGTCAACCGCCCCAATCTCGATTTTCGCGGGTTCGCCGGGCTGATCAGCCAGGGCGTGGTGAAGCCGGGGGACAAGGTGCGGATCGTCCCGGCGGGCAAGACCTCGAGCGTGAAGAGCATCGAGACGTTCAACGGGCCGCTCGACGAGGCGGTGGCAGGCCAATCGGTGACGCTGACGTTCGCGGACGAAATCGATTGCAGCCGCGGCGACGTGATCGCCGCCGCCGACAACCCGCCCGAGGCTTCCGACCAGTTCGAGGTCAGCCTGGTCTGGATGGACGAGACGGCCTTGAAGCCAGGACGCGGGTACTGGCTGAAGCTGGGCACGCAGACCGTCACCGCGACGATTGCCGAGCCGAAATACGAAATCTGCATGGGCTCGTTCGAGCATCTCGCGGCCAAGACGCTCGAGCTCAATGCCATCGGGGTTGCCGAGATGCGCACCGATCGCCCGATCACGTTCGAACCCTATGCCGACAGCCGACAGCTCGGCGGGTTCATCCTGATCGACAAATTCACCAACGCCACCGTGGCCGCCGGGATGATCCATTTCAGCCTGCGCCGCGCGCAAAACGTCCACTGGCAGCCGGTCACCGTCACCCGCGCCGATCACGCGGCGATGAAGAACCAGACGCCGCGCGTGCTGTGGTTCACCGGACTTTCGGGATCGGGCAAGTCGACCATCGCCAACGAGGTCGAAAAGCGGCTGGCGCTGATGAACCGGCACACCTTCCTGCTCGACGGGGACAATGTCCGCCACGGGCTCAACAGGGATCTGGGCTTTACCGAGGCCGACCGGATCGAGAACATCCGCCGGATCGGCGAAGTCGCCAAGCTGATGACCGATGCCGGACTGATCGTACTCACCGCCTTTATCTCCCCCTTCCGCGCCGAGCGGCGGATGGTGCGCGAGATGATGGGCGAAGGCGAATTCATCGAGGTGTTCGTCGACACCCCGCTCGAAGTCGCCGAAGCGCGCGACGTGAAGGGCCTCTACAAGAAGGCGCGGGCGGGCGAGCTGAAGAACTTCACCGGGATCGATAGCCCCTATGAAGAACCCGAAGCCCCGGAAATCCGCGTGAACACGGTCGAAATGACCCCGGCCGAGGCAGCGGACTACGTGATCCAGCAGATCATGCCGCTCAAATGA
- the cysD gene encoding sulfate adenylyltransferase subunit CysD, with amino-acid sequence MVVSHRNTSSCLAMRTLTHLERLEAESIHIMREVVAEAENPVMMYSVGKDSAVMLHLARKAFHPAPPPFPLLHVDTTWKFREMYALRDSVTEKTGMELLVWQNEEAAERGINPFEHGPLHTDMWKTQGLKQALDHYGFDAAFGGARRDEEKSRAKERVFSFRTASHGWNPKNQRPELWNLYNAKKTKGESIRVFPLSNWTELDIWQYIMREAIEIVPLYFAAERPTYEWDGGLFMADDIDRLEQVLGKKPEITMRSVRFRTLGCFPLTGAVESTASTLSEVVQETLLTATSERQGRVIDKDEGGAGMEKKKQEGYF; translated from the coding sequence ATGGTTGTTTCGCACCGCAACACGTCTAGCTGTCTTGCCATGCGCACGCTGACCCATCTCGAACGGCTCGAAGCCGAAAGCATCCACATCATGCGCGAAGTCGTGGCCGAGGCCGAAAACCCGGTGATGATGTATTCGGTCGGCAAGGACAGCGCCGTGATGCTGCACCTTGCGCGCAAGGCGTTTCACCCGGCCCCGCCACCCTTCCCGCTGCTGCACGTCGATACGACCTGGAAGTTTCGCGAGATGTATGCGCTGCGCGATTCCGTGACGGAGAAGACCGGCATGGAACTGCTGGTGTGGCAGAACGAGGAAGCCGCCGAACGCGGCATCAACCCGTTCGAGCACGGCCCGCTGCATACCGATATGTGGAAGACGCAGGGGCTGAAGCAGGCGCTCGACCATTATGGTTTCGACGCGGCCTTCGGCGGCGCGCGGCGCGACGAGGAAAAGAGCCGCGCGAAAGAGCGCGTGTTCTCGTTCCGCACGGCAAGCCACGGCTGGAACCCCAAGAACCAGCGGCCCGAGCTGTGGAACCTCTACAACGCGAAGAAGACCAAGGGCGAAAGCATCCGGGTCTTCCCGCTGTCCAACTGGACCGAGCTCGACATCTGGCAATACATCATGCGCGAAGCGATCGAGATCGTCCCGCTCTATTTTGCGGCAGAGCGCCCGACCTACGAATGGGACGGAGGGTTGTTCATGGCCGACGATATCGATCGGCTGGAACAGGTGCTGGGCAAGAAGCCCGAAATCACCATGCGATCGGTGCGGTTCCGCACGCTGGGCTGCTTCCCGCTGACCGGGGCGGTAGAAAGCACCGCCTCGACCCTGTCCGAAGTGGTGCAGGAAACGCTGTTGACCGCGACCAGCGAGCGGCAGGGCCGCGTCATCGACAAGGACGAGGGCGGCGCCGGAATGGAGAAGAAGAAGCAGGAGGGCTATTTCTGA